Part of the Candidatus Stygibacter australis genome, GGAATTTTCTCCAGGTTTGACTTTAAAAGAGTTTCTGGTGCCTTTGGTGTCATGAACCACAACGTGATCTCTAAATTATTACCTTCCGCTTCACTTATCTCTGATAAATAGCGGATTTCTTTATCTGGAATATCCATCTCCAGATTGATCAAACTACAGAACCAGTCATTACCCAATGATTCTATCCCTTTCACAAATTCGGCAGAAAGCTTCTTATAATTCGCAAATTTCACAAGCTGCTCTTTGATCAAGCACAATTCCGTCTTGATATTTCCCGAAAAAAATGTTAAACCCTCAGGACTATCAGCATCATGTATTTTACTGAAAGCTACTAAAGTGAAATCATCAGTGCTGATATCATAATTATTTTCCACCAAAGTATTACGGATCATCAAAGGCAATACTACGGCAGGATATTTTCCTGCTTTCTTCTTTATAAACTTCTTTAATCCAGATATTCCTAATTCTTCTCCAGCATCATTTTCACATTCAAATAAACCGTCTGTGTATAAAAAAAGGATCTCATGGGTATTAAAATCCATCCGGTTCTCTTCGTCTGGAGTATATAAATAATTTGGCAGCCAGCCAACTGGGATAGAACCTTCAGTTTTATGAGTTTTAATAGATTTTGTGGCTCTATTATAGATCAATATTGGTGGATGACCGGCATTCAGAGAACGAATATAATGCTCCTCGCAATTTATATAGCATAAAAGAAGGGTCATATAATCCCCCCTGAAAAGCTCCCTTGTCAATATCACGCTCAAACGGTTTAATATCTGATAGGGTTCCCGAAGCTTTTCATCTTCTATCACCCGGTTGATAGTAGTCTTTACCGCTGTCATAAGTAGTGCTGCTTTCACGCCATGACCGGAAATATCCCCGATATAACATATATATTCTGAATCAGAGATCTTGATTATATCATAAAGATCTCCACCTATTCTGCTTGAAGGAACATAAGTAGAGGTAAAAAACAGATCCTGCTCTATGATCAGATAATCAGGTAATAAATATTCCTGCACACTGCCGGCTGTTTCCAGATCTTTTACCAGAGCAGTATATAATTCATTGATTTTGAGGGATTGCTCCTGTACTTTCTTATCCAGAATGATATTTGCTGCCAGATCCTCTACCAGTTTAAATAACTGCTTGATCTGAAATGGCTTTAATATATACCCATTTACTCCGATCTCGATTGCTTCCAAAAGCGAGCGTGTGTCACTATGAGCAGAAAGCATGATGATTTTAGTCGAACTCTTAAGCTTACGGATCTTATTTATCATCTCTAGACCATTCATCACCGGCATACGGATATCTGTAATCACCAGATCTGGTTCAATTTCCTTAAATACTTCATAACCCTCTTCACCGTTACTTGCAGTATAGATTCTGTTTACTCGTCTCCTAAGACTCTTAGCCATATTGTTGCGTATGTAATCTTCATCTTCTACATATAAAATTGAAATATCTAATTTATCCAAATCTACCTCCAGATTGCCGTGTTTACCTGCATCTCAGAATTTAATCCATAAATTCTACTTAATACCTATTCAATTATTTCATATTATTATGTAAAGCATTTTATTACCCGAATTAGTTCTCTCTTACCTCTTATATAAACTTCACTTCACATATTTCCCACCCATTTCCCGCATATTTACCGCTTGCACTCGAAACGACACCACATTTTTTTGTTGTGTCGTTTCGAGTGCGATTGGATGGGGATTTCTGTGATGCTGCTTTGTATTCACTTGCAGTATAACAAAGATGCCTGAAGGGACTGAGAAATAACTGTTATGATTATTTTGATTGACTTATAGATTTAACTGGATAGAAAGTAAACATTATAAATTCAGGAATAAAAGCGGGGAGTTAAAAATGAATGTGGCATTGATCATGGCGGGTGGCTCAGGCAGGCGCATGCAGAGTAATCTAAAAAAGCAGTATATTGAAATTCATGGAAAACCACTTCTGGCTTACACTCTGGCAAAATTTTGTGAACACTCTGAAATTGATAAAGTAATCGTTGTGTCTCCAGAAAATGATGTTAATGGCACTATAGCTATTTGTCAGGAATATTTTCCCCAGCAGGAAATTATGGTCATACCAGGTGGGGCAGAGAGACAGATTTCAGTAATTAATGGTTTGAAAGCATGTTCGCCAGATACATCTCTGGTGCTTATTCATGATGCGGTGCGACCTTTCGTTACCGCTGAGCTTATCTCGGAATTAATAGCTTTGGCAAAGATAAAAAAAGCTGTGATACCCTGCAGTCCAGTGAGATATACAATTAAAAGAATAGCAGATGGCAGGATTTTGGAAACCGTTCCAAGGAGTGATCTATTTAATGCCCATACCCCGCAGGTATTTGATTATGAGCTTATTTATGAGTATCATCAGAAGGCCTTGCAGGTGGAGTATAAATTTACTGATGACAGCTCCATTCTGGAATATTTCCAGATACCGGTTTACTATCTTCCTTGTGATGACAGCAATTTTAAGATCACTCAACCGCAGGATCTGCAGCAGGCTGAACTAATTTTGAAGTAAATATTTAAAGAATATTGAGGTAGGGATTGGATGAATTACATTATAATTGATTTGGAAGCTACCTGCTGGAAGAATGATATGGATTTTACTAAGATGGAGACTATTGAGATAGGGGCTGTGAAGTTAGCTGGTGACAATCTGGAAGTTCTAAGTGAATTCTCTCATTTTGTGCGTCCTGTAGAAATCCCTCAGCTTAGTGATTTCTGCACAGAACTCACTTCTATCACTCAGCAGGATGTTGATAAAGCTGAGCCTTTCAATATTGTTTTTCCTGAGCTGCTAAAGTGGATAGGTGAAGAAGATTACAAAATGGTCAGCTGGGGCAGTTATGATCTTACTCAATTTACGATAGACTGCCGGCGTCATGACATTAACCTGCCGGAAAGATTTGCAGAAGAGCATATTAATCTCAAGAAAGAATTTGCGAAGCTAAAGCAGCGTCGTCCCTGCGGCATGAAGCAGGCACTCAGGATCTTGAATATTCCCCTTGCAGGCACACATCACCGTGGCATAGATGATGCCCGTAATATTGCCAAAATTGCCCAACACGTTTTTAAGTAGAGTGAAAAAAATATCCTATTTTCCGTATTTAAGTCGGAATGTTCTGATTTCAAAGGGTTCAAAGAATAAACTTGTTTCACGGGCATCTTTGCAATGAAGATACTGGCTGTTTTCCAGGAGATCCGTTTCTATGAATTCCTTCCAGTTCCTGTCAGATTTCAATTTGATCTCAGTTTGAGTTCCATAATATTCATATAACCTAAGGATGATACCATCGCCATCTTCGGCTGGTTTCACGCTTTCTATTTTGACGTTTTTGCCACAGATAGAGAAATAAGCCTTTTCTAATTGTTCCGGCAATTCAGCTATTTTGTGCACGATCAGTTCGCTGTTGAATTCATGTGCTATGGGCAGTACTTGAGAATTGATCAGATTTCCTGAATGAGGCAGGAAACCATAACGGAAGGTATGCTCTCCGATATCAGCCGTATTATCTGGATATTGGGGACTTCGAAGCAGGGTGAGTTCCATAATATTATCTTTCACGTAATGACCATATTTGCAATCGTTGACAATTGCAAAACCACAATCAGACTGACTGAGGTCAGCATAGCGATGTCCGCAAACCTCAAATTTTGCCTGTTCCCAGGTAGTATTATTATGGGTTGCGCGCGTGATATTGCCATACTGGATCTCAAAATTTGCTTTATCTGTTTTAATATCGGGGACAACGCGCATTCTGAGCATTTTGTTCTTCTCCTGCCAGTTTATGGATGTCCAGCATTCCAGTAGTTTAGAGTTTGTTTTCAGGCTGATGATCTGGCTGATAGTAGAATTACCGATAGTGAACTCCATACTTATAGCAGCCCAAAGGTAGTCATGTTCTACGAAGCTGATATTTGAAAGTTTTGCCTGTTCGGGCTGGGTTTCACGATAAAAGTGATTGATATCCCAGGCTCCCCAGTCGTTTGGCTTATCTTCATAAAGCAGGATAATATTTGCTGCTTCACTGAGCATTTCACGATGCAGTTCTTTGTCAAAAATACTGGAAATCACGCCCTGTTCATCAAATTCTACCCGTAGCAGATTATTTTCCAGCAGGTTTTCATTTACCTTCATTTTACGAGTATTCCGGATGGTCATATCCACTTTCTGCAATTTGATCGTAGTATAACCCATCGGTGGCACTTCAATTTCTACCAGCATCAGGTTCTGCTTTAAATTTGCTGGTAATTGATTACCAAAAGCGTCAAGAGCAATCCAGTTTTCATTATCATCTGGCAATTCCAGATTGATCACATCTTTTCGTTTCCAGCTTAAAGTATTAAATATCTGGTAATGGAAATCTTTCTGCCCATCTTCAGCAGGCAGATTCAGTTCTGCCAGCAGAGAATTCTTCATTTCTCTTAAAGTACGCAGATTAGCTTCGCTTAGGGCATGGGCATCTTCATAAACCCATTTGATCGAAGAACCCGGTAATATATCATGGAACTGGTTAAGGAGTGTGTTTTTCCAGATACGGTCAATAACCTCTTTATTCATATTACCAGTTATTGCACCCAGGAATTCCACATCTCTCAGGTTAAGCTCCAGCTGACGATTATATTTTTTCATTAGTGCTTGAGTGGTATAAGTTCCGCGATGGAGTTCCAGATAAAGTTCACCTTTCCAGAGGGGTAATCTGGAGGCAGGTATCCTACCCATTCTTTTAAAGAAATCTTCTGCAGTAGAAAATATAAAATTCACTGCACCTTCGGTGTTTTGCTGACGCTTACCAAGCTCAATATGAATTCTGCCGGGTCCACCACCGCCATCTCCAATGCCATAAAGATTAAGGAATTCATCAGCCACATCACTTTGAGCAAAGCGTTCTTCGCTTTCCAGGAGCTGCTTAGGGAGATTTGAGCAGTTATAATCATTTGTGGGCAGGAAATGAGTGGCGATCTTTGTCCCGTCTATTCCTTCCCAATAGAAGGAGTGATGGGGAAAGATATTAGTTTCATTCCAGGATATCTTCTGGGTCATAAAGTAATCAACTCCGCATTTTTTGAGGATTTGCGGCAAGGCAGCAGAATATCCAAATACATCAGGCAGCCAGAGATTATTAACATCCTGGTCAAATTCTTCTTTCCAGAATTTCTTGCCATAAAGACACTGCCGCACCATGGCTTCTCCACCTATCAGGTTCATATCAGGTTCCACCCACATGGCACCCTGGCATTCCCACCTGCCTTCAGAAATTCTATTTTTTATTTCCTGATATAATTTGGGATAATCTTCTTTGACCCATTCATAAAGCTGGGGTTGTGAAGAGCCGAATACATATTCAGGATATTCTTCCATCATTCTCAGCGCTGTTGCAAAGGTGCGTCCTGCTTTACGTCTGGTTTCACGTACGGGCCAGAGCCAGCCGAGATCGAGATGTGAATGACCTACGCTGTAAACGTTAATCGCGCTTTTGTTTGCTGGTATTGCCAGCAATTTTCCTGTAAGCTTCAGGCTGTTTTTAATGCCTTTGCCATTCTCAAACAGATTAATGGCATCGTTCGAGATCCTGATCAGTTTCTGGCGTCTGGGAGAGCGTTGCGGCAGTTTTGATATCAGTGATGATATAACTTCCAGATCATAATATAACTGCCAGGCTTTGCTATCTATAAGGCATAATTCCGCCTGCTGCAATCTATAAAATTCCTGTCCGGCACCAAATAATCCATTTGCTCCACCTTCCACAAGAAGTTTAATATCTTCATTACCTTCTGCTTTTTGATTGATAATTATCAGGCGTTTGGCAGAGGTTACGTTCCAGTGGATCTTATTTGTGAGACCCTGGTGAGGGGTACCATCTTTGAATAGACAGCCTTCAGCTTCCAGATCAATCAGAGCACCCACTTCTTTACCTTTCCAACCAGCGGGAATTTTGCCAGTGAATTTAAACCAGCTGCTGCCCCAGGTTTTGCCCCATTCTTCTCCCTGCCTGATTGGCTGGAAATGATAATTTTTATTATCTGAGGTAGTAATATCTTTTCTGGAGAAATCTTCCAGGTTTTTATCGTAAGTGATAGGATACTCCTGATCATATATATATTCAGCCTTAAGTGAAATATTATCAGTAAATCTCAATTGAGCAATTTCATTTTTAAAGCGCTCGATACGAGTGATATAGATTTTCTCATTTTGCATAAAACCTCCAGAACTGGTAAATTATATATCCGATGATTTTTTCATCGCGTTGATCTGTTTCCATAAAAATAATATTGTGATGATTACGGAGAAGTAATCAGAAATTGGATGTGCCATCCAGGCACCATTAATGCCCATATACTTAGGTAATATCAGCAGCAGGGGGATGAGTATAAGCAATTGTCTGCTGACAGATAAAATGAAAGATGGCAGGGGCTTATTGATCGCCTGAAAGAAAGTAGCACCTACAACCTGAAATCCTATCACAAAAGTGCCTGCAAACATTATGCGGATACCATGAGCTGCCATCTCTATCAATTCAGCATCAGTGGTAAAAATGCTTATAATAAGCCGAGGAAAAAGCATCACAATGGCAAAGGCAGTTAATGAAATGAAGGACGCTCTAATGGAAGATAATTTCCAGGCTTCAATTACTTTCTCAGTTCGTTTTGCGCCAAAATTGAAGCCTACTATCGGCTGCATACCCTGGGCAATTCCCACTACCGGCATAAAAGTAAAATGCAGAAAACGGAACATCACTCCGGCTGATGCCAGAGCCAGTGCACCTCCATAGAACCTGAGAACATTATTGAAAATGATCATCATCAAAGAACCAGCAGTATTCCTCAGGAATGATGCTACCCCAATTTTAACGATATTTTTTACGATAGAAAAATTGAATTCCCGAAACCCGAATTTATAAAGTAGAGCACTCCTGGGACTCTTAAAATAGATATATTGATACACAGTTTGAAAAATCTGGGCAGTTACAGTAGCAATTGCTACTCCCTTCACGCCCATTTTGAATACCAGAATAAAAACAGCATCGAGAATAATATTGAGACCTGCCCCAGAGACCATGGAGATCATGGCGATCTTTGCCTGTCCTTCAGAGCGGATGATATTATTACCGGTCATGGCTGCAATTTGAAAAGTGGCACCCAGCATAATGATCCGCAGATATTGGCGTGAAAGAGGTAGAACTTCCGGACTGGCTCCAAACAAGATTATCACTTTGTCGAGGAATATTTGCAGGATGATAGTAAAAAATAAACCCAAAAAGAGAGCTATGAGCAGGGAATTATGGAAGATTCGGTTTGCTTTTTCCGGATTTTTCTCGCCCAGACTGATTGAGATCAAGGCTGCTGAGCCTATCCCGTTCATGATCCCAAATCCCATCACGATCATTTGCATGGGAAAGGCTACAGTAAGGGCGGCAATGGCATTTGTACCTACGAACCGACCCACAAAGATCGTATCCACCAGGTTATACATCGCCATCACGAACATGCCCACCATTGCCGGGATTGCCAGCTTCCAGTGCAGTCTACCGATATTTTCATCAGCTAATATATGTTTTCTTTCAATTTCTTCCATTAGAAACCATCCCTGTTGATGCCCCAGCTTTGTCAATTAAATCATCGTGTAATTGGAGTAGAAATATTCAGTTTTTCATAGTAAATTATTTATTATTAAATAGAGTAAAAAAAATGCCCGGCAGAGAAATGCCGGGCATTATGAAATAGATTTTTCTACTAAAACGAAGTAGTATCTACGAAATTAAAATCTTTAACCAGGAAGGTTGGTACTTTGCACCAGGTTTCAATAAGTTCGCTGGGTCCAGAGGCTATAATGCGCCTGGTGACATCATGAAGTATCTCATTCCAGCGGAAATTATTAACTGAACTCACTATTTTGCCATCCTCAAAATAAAGTACTCCATCACGGGTAAGTCCAGTTTGAGTACCTTCTTTGCGGTCTATATTGCGGATATACCATAAATTATTAAGGATTACACCACGAGGTACCATTTTCATCATTTCTGCTTCAGTTGCATTTCCACCCTCTATCAATATGTTGTAAGGGCTATTAGGCTTGGAATTGGTCTTTTGTGCATACCAGCGGGAAGTGAACATATTCTCTATCACACCATTCTTTATCCAGTCAATATTTTCTGTAGCCAGTCCTTCACCAGTAAATGGAGGAGCTGAAAGTCCGGGTACATCAAGAACAGATTTCAATGTAAAATCATCACCAAAGAACTTTTTGCCTAATTGTCCTGAATATGGTGAAACACCTTCATCAGCACTACGTCTATCCAGCATCCAGAATAAGTATACAAACCAGTCAGCAACAGCCTGGGGACGCAAAATAACTGAAATCTTTCCAGGCTCAATGGGTTTGGGATCTGTCAGGCTGTCAAACTGAGTATTTAATTGAGCTATTATCTTATCTACATCAAAATCTTTATAATCCAGCATGGAGCGATTGATCTTAGTTTCCACACCACCTTTTTTCATGGTCATGGAATGAGAAAAACTGGTAGATCTATGGAATCCTTCAAAACCATTTTTGGTATATAAACTGTAAGAAGCTGCATCCTTTTCCGTCATACCAGATACTTTAGCATCTTTACTCACGGCATTTTTGACGCATTTTTCTACTACATCAACTAGATCTGCGGAACTGAGATTTTCGGTAGCTTCAGAAAAATTATCCGTTACAGGTAATTCTTTTGCTGCTTCGGAAGTTACATATTCCGGGTCAGGCTGATTGCGTTTGGCAATAGTTTCTGCGGTTTCTATCAAATAGGCAAGTCCCTGCTCTGAAGTATCATTTACCGAAGCTGAGCCGGTTTGGGCATCAAAGGCTACTGAAAGAGAAATCCCATCTGAATCACCGGAAATATGCTGGGTGATCCCGTTCTGGGCAAACCTTGTGCGGGTATGATTAGCGCTGCGGATGGAAAATGACCAGTCATGTGCCTGACAGTTTTTTCTAATATAATCAGCAGCTTTCTGCATTGTTTTATAGTCTATCATTTTGAACCTCCCACTGTGATATTGCGGAATCTGGTGAGACTGGCACCATGGGTCATTCTACCACGCTGTCCCGGTTGTCCCTTGCCACAATTATTAACTCCGAAACTGCGGAAGAACCTCTCATCACAAATGGCATCTACGCTATTCCAGAATTCTGGATTATTACTGCGATAAATAACTTTCTTAAGCATTTTATGTTTTTTGCCGTTCTTGATCTCCCAGAATAGATCACCACCAAACTGGAAATTTACCCGATGCTGATCAATGGAAAAGGAGCCTTGACCTTCTATGTAGATAGCATTTTCTGTGTCAGATATCAGTTCCTGCGGAGTAAGTGGTTTTTTCCCTGGTTCAAGATACAGATTTGGTATCCGGTTGATCGGGAAATCATAGTAGTTAGTTGCCCGGTTGCAACCTCGTGACATATCAAGTCCGATAATTGGTGCAGTTGCTCGGGTTGTGCCATATTCATTTAAAATACCGTCTTTGACAATATACCACTTTTGATTAGGAACTCCATCATCATCATAACCGGCAGTAGCTAATCCGCCCTCTAAGGTATTATCACCCAGGAAGTTAACAATTGATGAGCCATACTGATAAGTTTTAAGTTTTTCTGGTGTGGCAAATGAAATCCCGGCAAAATCAGCTTCCCAGCCCAGCACGCGGTCAAGCTCAGTGGGATGACCTACTGATTCGTGCATGGTGAGTCCCAGATGAATGGGATCCAAAAGCAGGTCGCGTTTTTTTTCTTCTGTGAGAACTTCTGCTTCCAGTTTCATAATTGCTTCTTCAGCTACACGCGGAGCCTCATTAAGGAGATTTAAACCAAGTACATATTCCCAGCCACCTGCATAACCACCAAGATTAAAACTCCTGGACTGAGAATCATTATTTCCCACGGCATTTGCAGTAAAGGTGGGATATACAAAAGTAGTAGAAATATCGAGATTAGTACCGAGAGTGGAGGCAAAGAGCTTTTCATCCTTTTGGGCTTCAAACATAAATGTTGCCACCTTGACCTTGTCAAAATTCAATAAAGTCTTATTAACTTCCAGCATCAGATCAATTTTGTCATTAAGATCAACACAAAATGGATCAATTGTAAGCGGAGTACGGTAGGTATCGATATATGCCCGTTCGGTAGCAAGCTTCAATCCCTTGCCATAAGGCACACGAACGCTTTGCTGCGCTATCTCAAAAGCTTTGCGCACAGTAGATTTCACTGCATCTGCAGTAAATACATTGGAGTGGGCAAATCCCCAGGCTCCGTTTTTGAACACTCTGATACCATAACCATGAGTCAAGCTGTTTGAAGTGTTTTTTAAACTTAAATTGCGCAGGTAAATGAATTCCCGCCTGGTTTTCTGAACACGAATATCAGCATAGTCTGCACCCAGACTTACTGCCGCATTCATTGCTACATCAAGTAAATGTCTCACATTACCTCCTGATCTATTTATTAAAAATCTATCTCATTATATTCTTCATTTATGAATTACTCTTTTTCAAAAACAAAATTTGTCAACCCCTGAAAATAAATCAACCTAAAATTGCAATTACCTGAATTACACCCTTGGTATAATATAATATTGCCGGGACGATGGGTAAGAAGTAATTATTGGAAGAAAAAGCACTTTCCAATTGCAAACAAGTGTAATAATAATGGTCTGCAAGTCACAAATCACATAAATCAAGCCACAGGGAACCCACTGTAGAGGTACTGAGAGATACCAGATGGTGAATTATAGATCGTAAAATATTGATATTAAGTAATTAATGAAGATAATGCGGAGAAAATCTGCATTTTTTTGCATAAATGCAGTTATGAAGATCAAAAAGTTTGATTTCAAAACAAACAGAGGAAATAATAATAACTATGAATTATTCTGGTTTGCAGTTGTTCGCCTATGTGTTTGTCCTGATTCTCTGGAGGTTGTCCTGCCTGATGTTTAATAAAGAAGAGGAAGAAGCGGAGGTACTGAATGGGAGATAACGGTCGTTATTTGCGCCTTACCTGGGAATACCCGGCGGTGCACATGCACTTAGCAGTATGAATTTATTTATTCCGGGGGGATGCGTGATAAATTTAAAAACTTGACTGGAAATTGGTGCCCGGAAAGAAGTAATCTTTTGAAAAAGTTGTTAAGAGGTATCAATGAATTTCCAGGATATAATATTAACTTTACAGCAGTTCTGGGCTGAAAAGGGTTGTAATATTATTCAACCTTATGATGAGAATGTGGGAGCGGGTACATTTCATCCCGAGACATTTTTTGGGGCATTGGGCAGCAAACCCGCATCCATTGCCTATGTTCAGCCGTGCCGTCGTCCCAAAGACGGGCGTTATGGTGAAAACCCTAACAGGTTAC contains:
- a CDS encoding SpoIIE family protein phosphatase, giving the protein MDKLDISILYVEDEDYIRNNMAKSLRRRVNRIYTASNGEEGYEVFKEIEPDLVITDIRMPVMNGLEMINKIRKLKSSTKIIMLSAHSDTRSLLEAIEIGVNGYILKPFQIKQLFKLVEDLAANIILDKKVQEQSLKINELYTALVKDLETAGSVQEYLLPDYLIIEQDLFFTSTYVPSSRIGGDLYDIIKISDSEYICYIGDISGHGVKAALLMTAVKTTINRVIEDEKLREPYQILNRLSVILTRELFRGDYMTLLLCYINCEEHYIRSLNAGHPPILIYNRATKSIKTHKTEGSIPVGWLPNYLYTPDEENRMDFNTHEILFLYTDGLFECENDAGEELGISGLKKFIKKKAGKYPAVVLPLMIRNTLVENNYDISTDDFTLVAFSKIHDADSPEGLTFFSGNIKTELCLIKEQLVKFANYKKLSAEFVKGIESLGNDWFCSLINLEMDIPDKEIRYLSEISEAEGNNLEITLWFMTPKAPETLLKSNLEKIPVTESSSLNISFKSINYTGFQELKIKISDKQPKR
- the ispD gene encoding 2-C-methyl-D-erythritol 4-phosphate cytidylyltransferase, producing the protein MTYRFNWIESKHYKFRNKSGELKMNVALIMAGGSGRRMQSNLKKQYIEIHGKPLLAYTLAKFCEHSEIDKVIVVSPENDVNGTIAICQEYFPQQEIMVIPGGAERQISVINGLKACSPDTSLVLIHDAVRPFVTAELISELIALAKIKKAVIPCSPVRYTIKRIADGRILETVPRSDLFNAHTPQVFDYELIYEYHQKALQVEYKFTDDSSILEYFQIPVYYLPCDDSNFKITQPQDLQQAELILK
- a CDS encoding 3'-5' exonuclease, which translates into the protein MNYIIIDLEATCWKNDMDFTKMETIEIGAVKLAGDNLEVLSEFSHFVRPVEIPQLSDFCTELTSITQQDVDKAEPFNIVFPELLKWIGEEDYKMVSWGSYDLTQFTIDCRRHDINLPERFAEEHINLKKEFAKLKQRRPCGMKQALRILNIPLAGTHHRGIDDARNIAKIAQHVFK
- a CDS encoding glycoside hydrolase family 38 C-terminal domain-containing protein; its protein translation is MQNEKIYITRIERFKNEIAQLRFTDNISLKAEYIYDQEYPITYDKNLEDFSRKDITTSDNKNYHFQPIRQGEEWGKTWGSSWFKFTGKIPAGWKGKEVGALIDLEAEGCLFKDGTPHQGLTNKIHWNVTSAKRLIIINQKAEGNEDIKLLVEGGANGLFGAGQEFYRLQQAELCLIDSKAWQLYYDLEVISSLISKLPQRSPRRQKLIRISNDAINLFENGKGIKNSLKLTGKLLAIPANKSAINVYSVGHSHLDLGWLWPVRETRRKAGRTFATALRMMEEYPEYVFGSSQPQLYEWVKEDYPKLYQEIKNRISEGRWECQGAMWVEPDMNLIGGEAMVRQCLYGKKFWKEEFDQDVNNLWLPDVFGYSAALPQILKKCGVDYFMTQKISWNETNIFPHHSFYWEGIDGTKIATHFLPTNDYNCSNLPKQLLESEERFAQSDVADEFLNLYGIGDGGGGPGRIHIELGKRQQNTEGAVNFIFSTAEDFFKRMGRIPASRLPLWKGELYLELHRGTYTTQALMKKYNRQLELNLRDVEFLGAITGNMNKEVIDRIWKNTLLNQFHDILPGSSIKWVYEDAHALSEANLRTLREMKNSLLAELNLPAEDGQKDFHYQIFNTLSWKRKDVINLELPDDNENWIALDAFGNQLPANLKQNLMLVEIEVPPMGYTTIKLQKVDMTIRNTRKMKVNENLLENNLLRVEFDEQGVISSIFDKELHREMLSEAANIILLYEDKPNDWGAWDINHFYRETQPEQAKLSNISFVEHDYLWAAISMEFTIGNSTISQIISLKTNSKLLECWTSINWQEKNKMLRMRVVPDIKTDKANFEIQYGNITRATHNNTTWEQAKFEVCGHRYADLSQSDCGFAIVNDCKYGHYVKDNIMELTLLRSPQYPDNTADIGEHTFRYGFLPHSGNLINSQVLPIAHEFNSELIVHKIAELPEQLEKAYFSICGKNVKIESVKPAEDGDGIILRLYEYYGTQTEIKLKSDRNWKEFIETDLLENSQYLHCKDARETSLFFEPFEIRTFRLKYGK
- a CDS encoding MATE family efflux transporter, which produces MEEIERKHILADENIGRLHWKLAIPAMVGMFVMAMYNLVDTIFVGRFVGTNAIAALTVAFPMQMIVMGFGIMNGIGSAALISISLGEKNPEKANRIFHNSLLIALFLGLFFTIILQIFLDKVIILFGASPEVLPLSRQYLRIIMLGATFQIAAMTGNNIIRSEGQAKIAMISMVSGAGLNIILDAVFILVFKMGVKGVAIATVTAQIFQTVYQYIYFKSPRSALLYKFGFREFNFSIVKNIVKIGVASFLRNTAGSLMMIIFNNVLRFYGGALALASAGVMFRFLHFTFMPVVGIAQGMQPIVGFNFGAKRTEKVIEAWKLSSIRASFISLTAFAIVMLFPRLIISIFTTDAELIEMAAHGIRIMFAGTFVIGFQVVGATFFQAINKPLPSFILSVSRQLLILIPLLLILPKYMGINGAWMAHPISDYFSVIITILFLWKQINAMKKSSDI
- a CDS encoding metallopeptidase TldD-related protein, whose amino-acid sequence is MIDYKTMQKAADYIRKNCQAHDWSFSIRSANHTRTRFAQNGITQHISGDSDGISLSVAFDAQTGSASVNDTSEQGLAYLIETAETIAKRNQPDPEYVTSEAAKELPVTDNFSEATENLSSADLVDVVEKCVKNAVSKDAKVSGMTEKDAASYSLYTKNGFEGFHRSTSFSHSMTMKKGGVETKINRSMLDYKDFDVDKIIAQLNTQFDSLTDPKPIEPGKISVILRPQAVADWFVYLFWMLDRRSADEGVSPYSGQLGKKFFGDDFTLKSVLDVPGLSAPPFTGEGLATENIDWIKNGVIENMFTSRWYAQKTNSKPNSPYNILIEGGNATEAEMMKMVPRGVILNNLWYIRNIDRKEGTQTGLTRDGVLYFEDGKIVSSVNNFRWNEILHDVTRRIIASGPSELIETWCKVPTFLVKDFNFVDTTSF
- a CDS encoding TldD/PmbA family protein codes for the protein MRHLLDVAMNAAVSLGADYADIRVQKTRREFIYLRNLSLKNTSNSLTHGYGIRVFKNGAWGFAHSNVFTADAVKSTVRKAFEIAQQSVRVPYGKGLKLATERAYIDTYRTPLTIDPFCVDLNDKIDLMLEVNKTLLNFDKVKVATFMFEAQKDEKLFASTLGTNLDISTTFVYPTFTANAVGNNDSQSRSFNLGGYAGGWEYVLGLNLLNEAPRVAEEAIMKLEAEVLTEEKKRDLLLDPIHLGLTMHESVGHPTELDRVLGWEADFAGISFATPEKLKTYQYGSSIVNFLGDNTLEGGLATAGYDDDGVPNQKWYIVKDGILNEYGTTRATAPIIGLDMSRGCNRATNYYDFPINRIPNLYLEPGKKPLTPQELISDTENAIYIEGQGSFSIDQHRVNFQFGGDLFWEIKNGKKHKMLKKVIYRSNNPEFWNSVDAICDERFFRSFGVNNCGKGQPGQRGRMTHGASLTRFRNITVGGSK